Part of the Halorhabdus utahensis DSM 12940 genome, GCGTGTTCCCCAGCAGCGGCAACCCGCCCGGTCCCGGTGGCGTCTCACTCGGCTGTTCGCCCCGTTCGGTCGACGACCCCTGTGTCTCTGCCATGGCTGTTCGTTCGCCGCGCGGCCCAACCAGCGCTCGGCCGACGTCACTAGGCTATTTATTATCCCCCGCCGTCGACCCGGGCATGCGATACCTCCGTGCCAGGCTGGACCTGCCGGCGGAGTTGCACCATCCGATGCAGGAGTTCCTCCGGGAGAGCGACCGCATGGAGCGCGAGGAGTTGCTGACCTGGAACGTCCTGCCCGGCCGCGACGTCGAGTACGCGCTGTTCTACGCGGTCGGCGACCGGGCAGCCTATCGCGAGGCGATCGACGACGTCGACTCGATTCCCGAGTACACGCTGACGCCAATCGACGATGAAAGCTTCTACATCTACGTCTGCCAGGAGACTCGCGAGGAAGAGCGGGTCTGGCGAACGGTCTTCGCCGACCTGAACCTCGTTGTCATGCCGCCGATCGTCTACGACAGCCGCGCCCGAACCCACATCACGGTCGTCGGCACCGACGACTCGCTGAGCACCCTCGTCGAGCAGCTGGAGGCGGGTCCGGGCGTCGACGTCGAGGTGCTGGAGTTGGGTGACTTCGACCGCAGACACGGGGCGATCGCCGGCCAGTTGACCGGTCGTCAGCTCGAACTCGTCGAGACCGCCGCCGAACTCGGATACTACGAAGTGCCCCGAGGGGCGTCGCTGGAGGCGGTCGCCGACGCGGCGGGCGTCGCGCGCAGCACGGCCTCGACGGTTCTCCGACGGGCGGAATCGGCGGTGATGGGGGCGCTGGTCGGGGCCTAACAGGACTCAGTCGTCCGCCGGTGTCGACGTGCCATCGGACGGCACCTGGATCGACGGCGTCGGCAGGTCCGGCACTTCCAAGACCCCACCAGTGGCGGCGCTGGTTGCCATCGCGGCGAACCGTTCGAGATTCCCGCTTGCCTCGAGTTCCGGCGGTTCCCAGTCCGCAGCGCGCTCGCGAAGTTCGTCGTCCGAGACCTCCAGCGACAGCACGCCCTCGTCGACGTCGATCCGAATGGTGTCACCCTCTTCGACGAGCCCGATCGGGCCGCCCGCGGCCGCCTCGGGACTGGCGTGGCCGATGGCCGCGCCGCGCGTGCCGCCCGAGAAGCGACCGTCGGTCAGCAGCGCGACTTCGCCCGAGAGACGCGGTGACCCGCTGATCTTCGAGGTCGGTTCGAGCATCTCGGGCATCCCGGGGCCGCCCTTCGGGCCCTCGTACCGGATGACCACGAAGTCGCCGGGCTCGATCGCGCCCTCGTCGTAGGCATCGAGCATCGCCTGCTGAGACTCAAAGACCCGCGCACGGCCTTCGAACTGGTGCATGTCCTCGTCCATCGCGCCGGACTTCACGACGGCACCCTCGGGCGCGAGGTTCCCCCGGAGCACTGACAGGCCGCCCTCAGCGTGGACCGGGTCGTCGCGCGGCTGGATGACCTCACCGGGTTCGTCGCCTGCCTCCATGCGCTCGCCGATGGTTTTCTCGTCGACGGTGGGAAGATCGAGGTGGAGGAGATCCTCGATCCGACGATAGAGCGCGGGCAATCCGCCATCCTCGCGCAGGTGCTCCATCCGCCAGGGGCCGGCGGGACTCATGTGTGCGAGGTGAGTCGTTCGTGCCGCGATCTCCTCGAAATCGGTGAGCGTGATGTCCAGGCCCGCCTCCTGGGCGATGGCCGGGATGTGGAGCATGGTGTTGGTCGAGCCACCGAGGGCCAGGTCGACGGCGACGGCGTTCTCGAAGGCCTCCCGCGTCAGGAACTCCGAGGGGCGGACGTCCTTCTGGACGAGGTCGAGAATCTGCCGACCGGACTCGCGGGCGATCTCGAACTTGCGCTCGTCGGTCGCACCGTGGGTCGCACATTCTGTCCAGGAGAGTCCGAGCGTCTCCGTGACGCAGGCCATCGTGTTCGCGGTGAACATCCCGGCACAGGATCCCTCGCCCGGACAGGCGTTGCACTCGAGTTCGTAGAGTTCGTCGTCGGTCATCTCGCCCTCCTCGTACTGGCTGACGCCCTCGAAGACGGTGACGAGGTCGGCCGGTTCGTCCTCGAATTCGCCGGCGGCCATGTGTCCGCCAGTGACGACGATCGCCGGAATATCGAGGCGTGCGATCGCCATCAACATGCCAGGGACGATTTTATCGCAGGACGCGAGCGCGACGATACCGTCGAACTGGTGGGCGTTGGCCATGAGTTCGACCGAGTCGGCGATGACTTCCCGGGAGGGCAGCGAGGAGCGCATGCCCTCGTGACCCATCGCGATGCCGTCGTCGACGGCGATGGTGTTGAACTCCAGGGGCGTCCCGCCGGCCTCGCGGACGCCTTCCTTGACGTATTCGGCGAGTTCGTCCAGGTGGACGTGGCCGGGGACGATCTCGTTCCAGGAGTTGGCGATCCCGATGTGGGGATTATGTATCTCCTCGTCGCTCAGTCCCGCCGCACGAAACAGCGATCGATGGGGCGCACGGTCGGCCCCCTCGGTGACCTCCGCACTCCGGAGCCCCTCTTTTGGTGAGTCGGCCATTGCTGCCGCTAGATCAGTCACTCCCGGGGGTTAGCGTTTCGGTTCGCGCCGGTCAGTCGTCGACCGTCGGCTCCGGTTCGGTCTCGGCGGGATCGGTCGCGTCGACCTCGATATTCTCCCGGACGTCACCGTCCCGCCACGTCCCCCGCCGATACCACAGCCAGG contains:
- a CDS encoding helix-turn-helix domain-containing protein produces the protein MRYLRARLDLPAELHHPMQEFLRESDRMEREELLTWNVLPGRDVEYALFYAVGDRAAYREAIDDVDSIPEYTLTPIDDESFYIYVCQETREEERVWRTVFADLNLVVMPPIVYDSRARTHITVVGTDDSLSTLVEQLEAGPGVDVEVLELGDFDRRHGAIAGQLTGRQLELVETAAELGYYEVPRGASLEAVADAAGVARSTASTVLRRAESAVMGALVGA
- the ilvD gene encoding dihydroxy-acid dehydratase translates to MADSPKEGLRSAEVTEGADRAPHRSLFRAAGLSDEEIHNPHIGIANSWNEIVPGHVHLDELAEYVKEGVREAGGTPLEFNTIAVDDGIAMGHEGMRSSLPSREVIADSVELMANAHQFDGIVALASCDKIVPGMLMAIARLDIPAIVVTGGHMAAGEFEDEPADLVTVFEGVSQYEEGEMTDDELYELECNACPGEGSCAGMFTANTMACVTETLGLSWTECATHGATDERKFEIARESGRQILDLVQKDVRPSEFLTREAFENAVAVDLALGGSTNTMLHIPAIAQEAGLDITLTDFEEIAARTTHLAHMSPAGPWRMEHLREDGGLPALYRRIEDLLHLDLPTVDEKTIGERMEAGDEPGEVIQPRDDPVHAEGGLSVLRGNLAPEGAVVKSGAMDEDMHQFEGRARVFESQQAMLDAYDEGAIEPGDFVVIRYEGPKGGPGMPEMLEPTSKISGSPRLSGEVALLTDGRFSGGTRGAAIGHASPEAAAGGPIGLVEEGDTIRIDVDEGVLSLEVSDDELRERAADWEPPELEASGNLERFAAMATSAATGGVLEVPDLPTPSIQVPSDGTSTPADD